In the Streptomyces sp. cg36 genome, one interval contains:
- a CDS encoding LacI family DNA-binding transcriptional regulator, whose amino-acid sequence MSDTAKQPRQPAERPVPTSADVARLAGVSRATVSYVLNNTSAVRISEPTRVRVREAAEQLGYVPHAAARSLRAGHTRIVLLPSASQPLGPLYCRFFDELQWGLRRLDYTVVQYGSLGLGAEEAARAWAELRPVAVISLGEIELTPHGVELLKRSGARAVVTLGPRRVEGAHSLVMDQREIGRCAVGHLLERGHRRIGVVVPSDPALHFFAGPRLAGAREAASGTAAVVEPLDMAYAEDSAAGLARRWRGLGLDAVYAYNDEYAMLLMRALQDAGVEVPAEAAVVGADDLLLGSLLRPRLSTVHVEMIAGRRLAELVDAVVRDPSSVRDRRDLMGASVVCRESS is encoded by the coding sequence ATGAGCGATACAGCGAAGCAGCCCCGGCAGCCCGCCGAACGTCCCGTCCCGACCAGCGCCGACGTGGCGCGGCTGGCCGGAGTCTCGCGCGCGACGGTGAGCTACGTCCTCAACAACACCTCGGCCGTACGCATCAGCGAGCCCACCCGGGTGCGGGTGCGCGAGGCCGCCGAACAGCTCGGCTATGTGCCGCACGCCGCCGCCCGCAGCCTGCGCGCCGGGCACACCCGGATCGTGCTGCTGCCCAGCGCCAGCCAGCCGCTCGGCCCCCTCTACTGCCGCTTCTTCGACGAACTCCAGTGGGGGCTGCGGCGGCTGGACTACACCGTGGTGCAGTACGGCAGCCTCGGCCTCGGCGCGGAGGAGGCCGCCCGCGCCTGGGCGGAGCTGCGCCCGGTCGCGGTGATCTCGCTGGGCGAGATCGAACTCACCCCGCACGGCGTCGAGTTGCTGAAGCGGTCCGGGGCGCGGGCCGTCGTCACCCTCGGCCCCCGCCGGGTGGAGGGCGCGCACTCGCTGGTGATGGACCAGCGCGAGATAGGCCGGTGCGCGGTCGGCCATCTGCTGGAGCGCGGCCACCGCCGCATCGGCGTGGTGGTCCCCTCCGACCCGGCCCTGCACTTCTTCGCCGGACCGCGCCTGGCGGGCGCGCGCGAGGCCGCCTCCGGCACGGCCGCGGTGGTCGAGCCGCTGGACATGGCGTACGCGGAGGACTCCGCCGCCGGCCTCGCCCGCCGCTGGCGGGGGCTCGGCCTGGACGCGGTGTACGCGTATAACGACGAGTACGCGATGCTCCTGATGCGCGCGCTCCAGGACGCGGGGGTGGAGGTGCCCGCCGAGGCGGCCGTGGTCGGCGCCGACGACTTGCTCCTGGGCAGCCTGCTGCGCCCCCGCCTCAGCACGGTCCACGTCGAGATGATCGCGGGCCGGCGCCTGGCGGAGCTGGTCGACGCGGTGGTCCGCGACCCCTCCTCGGTGCGCGACCGGCGGGACCTGATGGGCGCCAGCGTGGTGTGCCGGGAATCCAGCTGA
- a CDS encoding acetyl-CoA C-acyltransferase has product MSIRDVYIVDAVRTPIGKFGGALAGVRPDDLAAHVVRSLVARSPELDPARVDDVYFGDANGAGEDNRDVARMAVLLAGLPVTVPGVTVNRLCGSGLEAVIQAARAIAVGDAHLAIAGGVESMSRAPWVVQKPERAFPAGHQQLWSTTLGWRMTNPRMPEEWTVALGEGAELIADRHSLTRDQQDAFALDSHRKAADAWAKGLYDDEVVPYEGVDLVRDECVRESTSMEALARLKPAFRPDGSVTAGNSSPLNDGAAALLLVDEEGLRATGREPLARIRASAVTGIEPQLFGLGPVEAVRSALAKAGRSLGELSVFELNEAFAAQALGCLAQWPELDPGVVNPRGGALAIGHPLGASGARLAGAVARQLAAAGSGVGLAALCIGVGQGLALVLER; this is encoded by the coding sequence ATGAGCATCCGGGACGTGTACATCGTCGACGCCGTGCGCACCCCGATCGGCAAGTTCGGGGGAGCGCTCGCCGGAGTGCGGCCCGACGACCTCGCCGCGCACGTGGTCCGCTCGCTCGTCGCCCGCTCGCCCGAGCTCGACCCGGCCCGCGTCGACGACGTGTACTTCGGCGACGCCAACGGGGCCGGGGAGGACAACCGCGATGTGGCCCGGATGGCCGTCCTGCTCGCGGGGCTGCCGGTCACCGTGCCCGGGGTCACCGTCAACCGGCTGTGCGGCTCGGGCCTGGAGGCCGTGATCCAGGCGGCCCGCGCGATCGCGGTGGGCGACGCGCACCTCGCGATCGCGGGCGGCGTCGAGTCGATGTCCCGGGCGCCCTGGGTGGTGCAGAAGCCCGAGCGCGCCTTCCCGGCGGGCCACCAGCAGCTCTGGTCGACCACGCTCGGCTGGCGGATGACCAACCCGCGGATGCCCGAGGAGTGGACGGTGGCACTGGGCGAGGGGGCCGAACTCATCGCGGACCGCCACTCCCTGACGCGCGATCAGCAGGACGCCTTCGCCCTCGACAGCCACCGCAAGGCCGCCGACGCCTGGGCCAAGGGGCTCTACGACGACGAGGTCGTCCCGTACGAGGGCGTCGACCTGGTCCGCGACGAGTGTGTGCGCGAGTCCACCTCCATGGAGGCGCTCGCCCGGCTCAAGCCCGCCTTCCGGCCGGACGGTTCGGTGACCGCCGGGAACTCCTCGCCCCTCAACGACGGCGCCGCGGCCCTGCTGCTCGTCGACGAGGAGGGGCTGCGCGCCACCGGCCGCGAACCGCTCGCCCGGATCCGCGCGTCGGCCGTGACCGGCATCGAGCCGCAGCTCTTCGGGCTCGGCCCCGTCGAGGCGGTGCGCAGCGCGCTGGCAAAGGCGGGCCGCAGCCTGGGCGAGCTGAGCGTCTTCGAGCTCAACGAGGCGTTCGCCGCGCAGGCGCTGGGGTGTCTGGCGCAGTGGCCCGAGCTGGACCCCGGCGTCGTCAACCCGCGCGGCGGCGCCCTCGCCATCGGCCATCCGCTCGGCGCCTCGGGCGCCCGGCTCGCCGGGGCGGTGGCCCGCCAACTGGCCGCCGCCGGTTCGGGCGTGGGGCTGGCCGCACTCTGCATCGGCGTCGGCCAGGGGCTGGCGCTCGTCCTGGAGCGCTGA
- a CDS encoding GNAT family N-acetyltransferase produces MTSHITSRGGEPVLIRRAVARDAQRLTRLVRSSRAYEGPYAAMVAGYRVGPDYIETHEVHAAVGADDRVLGFYALLLAPPELDLMFVADDAQGLGIGRRLVDHMTGRARAAGLDRVRVVAHPPAEGFYRSVGARRTGTAPARPPAVLWDRPELEFPIGV; encoded by the coding sequence ATGACTTCACACATTACGAGTCGGGGTGGCGAGCCGGTGCTGATCCGCCGCGCGGTCGCCCGGGACGCCCAGCGGCTCACCCGGCTCGTCCGCTCCTCGCGCGCCTACGAGGGCCCCTACGCCGCCATGGTCGCGGGCTACCGGGTGGGGCCCGACTACATCGAGACCCACGAGGTGCACGCGGCGGTCGGCGCCGACGACCGGGTGCTCGGCTTCTACGCCCTGCTGCTCGCCCCGCCCGAGCTGGACCTGATGTTCGTCGCCGACGACGCCCAGGGGCTCGGCATCGGGCGCCGGCTCGTCGACCACATGACGGGCCGGGCGCGCGCCGCCGGGCTCGACCGCGTGCGGGTGGTGGCCCATCCGCCCGCCGAGGGCTTCTACCGCAGCGTGGGCGCCCGGCGCACCGGCACGGCCCCGGCCCGGCCGCCCGCGGTGCTGTGGGACCGGCCGGAGCTGGAGTTCCCGATCGGGGTGTGA
- a CDS encoding benzaldehyde dehydrogenase, whose product MTLLDPKTWQERTLSGGEYEVTEPATGEALGAITLATAADIADAVATARAAQPGWARSPHLARAAVLRRAGDLFAAYADELGEWLVRESGSVPGKAGFELHVAAQECYEAAALASRPLGEVLPSEEPRLSFTRRVPVGVAGVIAPFNAPLILSIRSVAPALALGNAVVLKPDPRTAVCGGLALAAIFAEAGLPEGLLHVLPGGAGAGRALVADPGVPVISFTGSTAAGRAVGETAGRLLKRVHLELGGNSALVVLEDADIEGAVAQASWGSFFHQGQICMTTGRHLVHASLYEEYVERLAARADALAVGDPYREQVHLGPIIDRDQLAKIHGLVEASTAQGARVAAGGTHRDLFYRPTVLADAGDDCPAYREEVFGPVAPVRAFRTLDEAAALAADGPYGLSLGIVTRDTALGLELADRIPTGIAHINDQTVNDEAVAPFGGIAASGTGARFGGASNIEAFTDLRWTTVRREPAGHAF is encoded by the coding sequence ATGACCCTGCTCGACCCCAAGACCTGGCAGGAGCGCACGCTGTCGGGGGGTGAGTACGAGGTCACCGAGCCCGCCACCGGAGAGGCCCTGGGCGCGATCACCCTGGCCACGGCCGCGGACATCGCGGACGCCGTGGCGACGGCCCGCGCGGCGCAGCCCGGCTGGGCGCGCAGCCCGCACCTCGCCCGCGCGGCCGTACTGCGCCGGGCGGGCGACCTGTTCGCCGCGTACGCGGACGAACTGGGCGAGTGGCTGGTGCGCGAGTCCGGCTCGGTCCCCGGCAAGGCGGGCTTCGAGCTGCACGTCGCCGCCCAGGAGTGCTACGAGGCCGCCGCGCTCGCCTCGCGCCCGCTGGGCGAGGTGCTGCCCAGCGAGGAGCCCCGGCTCAGCTTCACCCGCCGGGTGCCGGTCGGGGTGGCCGGGGTCATCGCGCCGTTCAACGCCCCGCTGATCCTCTCCATCCGCTCCGTGGCCCCCGCCCTCGCGCTCGGCAACGCCGTCGTGCTCAAGCCCGATCCGCGCACCGCGGTCTGCGGCGGCCTCGCGCTCGCCGCGATATTCGCCGAGGCGGGGCTGCCCGAGGGTCTGCTGCACGTCCTGCCCGGCGGCGCCGGGGCGGGGCGGGCCCTGGTGGCCGACCCGGGCGTCCCGGTCATCTCCTTCACCGGCTCCACCGCCGCCGGGCGCGCGGTGGGCGAGACGGCCGGACGGCTGCTCAAGCGCGTCCACCTGGAGCTCGGCGGCAACTCCGCGCTCGTGGTCCTGGAGGACGCCGACATCGAGGGCGCGGTCGCCCAGGCGTCCTGGGGCTCCTTCTTCCACCAGGGCCAGATCTGCATGACCACCGGCCGCCACCTGGTGCACGCCTCGCTGTACGAGGAGTACGTGGAGCGCCTCGCGGCCAGGGCCGACGCGCTGGCCGTCGGCGACCCCTACCGCGAGCAGGTCCACCTGGGCCCGATCATCGACCGGGACCAACTGGCCAAGATCCACGGCCTGGTGGAGGCCAGCACCGCCCAGGGCGCCCGGGTCGCCGCGGGCGGCACCCACCGCGACCTCTTCTACCGCCCCACCGTCCTCGCGGACGCGGGCGACGACTGCCCGGCGTACCGGGAGGAGGTGTTCGGACCGGTCGCCCCCGTACGGGCCTTCCGCACCCTGGACGAGGCCGCGGCCCTGGCCGCCGACGGACCGTACGGACTCTCCCTGGGCATCGTCACCCGGGACACGGCCCTCGGCCTGGAGCTCGCCGACCGCATCCCCACGGGCATCGCCCACATCAACGACCAGACGGTCAACGACGAGGCGGTGGCCCCCTTCGGCGGCATCGCGGCGTCCGGGACGGGCGCCCGGTTCGGCGGGGCGTCCAACATCGAGGCGTTCACGGACCTGCGCTGGACGACGGTGCGCCGCGAGCCGGCGGGCCACGCGTTCTAG
- a CDS encoding nuclease: protein MLVIEGTYRVTGARPDGDSVRFHPADPAQWDLVPGPHRVRRNRTGGAQLRLDGIDSLETHYIPAHGRELHQPPPFADAAADALTAALGFTSVLRDAHGTVTASEPAQAPGFVLTRGADLHGRCVALAGTGPAPAPSGQQHFVDAALLQRTANLSQLAAGLAYPTYYTKLFVELRAAMTTAVQEARTAAEGLWPVDLTTTGAKIDGLASLTETAVVLPKLFRRLADYLVLGAGDPSLAGFKAFLDQRPDRLLVVSRGQFTQLSTIVEVTDQTVRLTEPPENLVFDES, encoded by the coding sequence ATGCTCGTGATCGAAGGAACCTACCGGGTCACCGGAGCCCGGCCGGACGGCGACTCCGTCCGCTTCCACCCCGCCGACCCCGCCCAGTGGGACCTGGTCCCCGGGCCCCACCGGGTGCGGCGCAACCGCACCGGCGGTGCCCAGCTGCGGCTCGACGGCATCGACAGCCTGGAGACCCACTACATCCCCGCGCACGGCCGCGAACTGCACCAGCCGCCGCCGTTCGCGGACGCGGCGGCGGACGCGCTGACCGCCGCGCTCGGCTTCACCTCCGTGCTGCGCGACGCCCACGGCACGGTCACCGCGTCCGAGCCCGCCCAGGCGCCCGGGTTCGTCCTCACCCGGGGCGCGGACCTGCACGGCCGCTGTGTCGCCCTGGCGGGCACCGGTCCGGCGCCCGCCCCCAGCGGACAGCAGCACTTCGTGGACGCGGCGCTGCTGCAACGGACCGCGAACCTGAGCCAGTTGGCGGCCGGGCTCGCCTACCCGACGTACTACACCAAGCTGTTCGTCGAGCTGCGCGCCGCGATGACCACCGCCGTCCAGGAGGCGCGCACCGCAGCCGAGGGGCTGTGGCCGGTGGACCTCACCACCACGGGCGCCAAGATCGACGGCCTGGCGTCGCTCACGGAGACCGCGGTGGTGCTGCCCAAGCTCTTCCGGCGCCTCGCCGACTATCTCGTGCTCGGCGCCGGCGACCCCTCGCTGGCCGGGTTCAAGGCGTTCCTCGACCAGCGCCCCGACCGCCTCCTGGTCGTCTCCAGGGGCCAGTTCACCCAGCTGTCCACGATCGTGGAGGTCACCGACCAGACGGTCCGGCTCACCGAGCCCCCGGAGAACCTGGTCTTCGACGAGAGCTGA
- a CDS encoding NAD(P)/FAD-dependent oxidoreductase: MTEAVEYDVVVLGAGPVGENVADRVRAAGLSAAVVESELVGGECSYWACMPSKALLRPVIARADARRVPGLRPFVGGPLDTGEVLAHRDEYASHWKDDGQVDWLDSIGAHLYRGHGRLYGTRKVEVTSPEGEHHVLVARHAVAVCVGSRAVVPDLPGVATARPWTSREATSAQEVPGRLVVVGGGVVGVEMATAWQALGSRVTVLVRGGGLLPKMEPFAGELVAEALTEAGAEVRTGVSVAEVVREDGGGPLTVVLDGGERIEADEILFATGRAPRTDDIGLDTVGLEPGAWLPVDESCKVSGSDWLYAVGDVNHRALLTHQGKYQARIAGAAIAARAAGVPLLETDAWGAHSATADRAAVPQVVFTDPEAASAGLTLAEAEAAGHRVRAVDKDLGSVAGAGLYADGYRGRARMVVDLDREVLLGVTFVGPGVGELIHSATIAVAAEVPLARLWHAVPAYPTISEIWLRLLEAYRDQ, from the coding sequence ATGACGGAAGCAGTGGAGTACGACGTAGTGGTGCTGGGAGCGGGACCGGTCGGGGAGAACGTCGCCGACCGGGTGCGCGCGGCGGGGCTGAGCGCCGCGGTGGTGGAGAGCGAACTGGTGGGGGGTGAGTGCTCGTACTGGGCGTGCATGCCCAGCAAGGCGCTGCTGCGGCCGGTGATCGCCCGGGCCGACGCCCGCAGGGTGCCGGGCCTGCGCCCCTTCGTGGGCGGCCCGCTGGACACGGGCGAGGTCCTGGCGCACCGGGACGAGTACGCCTCGCACTGGAAGGACGACGGCCAGGTGGACTGGCTGGACTCGATCGGCGCCCACCTCTACCGGGGCCACGGGCGGCTGTACGGCACCCGCAAGGTCGAGGTCACCAGCCCCGAGGGCGAGCACCACGTCCTGGTCGCCCGGCACGCGGTCGCGGTCTGCGTGGGCAGCCGCGCGGTCGTGCCCGACCTGCCGGGCGTGGCCACCGCCCGCCCCTGGACCAGCCGGGAGGCCACCAGCGCGCAGGAGGTGCCGGGCCGGCTGGTGGTCGTGGGCGGGGGAGTGGTCGGCGTCGAGATGGCCACCGCCTGGCAGGCGCTCGGGTCGCGGGTGACGGTCCTGGTGCGCGGCGGCGGGCTGCTGCCGAAGATGGAGCCGTTCGCGGGCGAGCTGGTCGCCGAGGCCCTCACCGAGGCGGGCGCGGAGGTCCGTACAGGTGTCTCGGTCGCCGAGGTCGTACGGGAGGACGGCGGCGGCCCGCTCACCGTCGTCCTGGACGGCGGCGAGCGGATCGAGGCGGACGAGATCCTCTTCGCCACCGGCCGCGCCCCGCGCACCGACGACATCGGCCTGGACACCGTCGGCCTGGAGCCCGGCGCGTGGCTGCCGGTCGACGAGTCCTGCAAGGTGTCGGGGAGCGACTGGCTGTACGCGGTCGGCGATGTGAACCACCGCGCGCTCCTCACCCACCAGGGCAAGTACCAGGCGCGGATCGCGGGCGCCGCGATCGCCGCGCGGGCGGCCGGGGTCCCGCTCCTGGAGACCGACGCCTGGGGCGCCCACAGCGCCACCGCCGACCGCGCCGCCGTCCCCCAGGTCGTCTTCACCGACCCGGAGGCCGCCTCGGCCGGGCTCACCCTTGCCGAGGCCGAGGCGGCCGGCCACCGGGTCCGCGCCGTCGACAAGGACCTGGGGTCGGTGGCGGGGGCCGGTCTGTACGCGGACGGCTACCGGGGCCGCGCCCGGATGGTGGTCGACCTGGACCGCGAGGTCCTGCTCGGCGTCACCTTCGTCGGCCCCGGGGTGGGCGAGCTGATCCACTCGGCGACGATCGCGGTCGCCGCCGAGGTGCCGCTGGCCCGGCTGTGGCACGCGGTCCCGGCGTACCCCACGATCAGCGAGATCTGGCTGCGCCTGCTGGAGGCGTACCGGGACCAGTAG
- a CDS encoding IclR family transcriptional regulator C-terminal domain-containing protein, translating into MSEEPPVGPLERGLAVLRALAARDADRGALVRSTGLARATVDRVVATLDRLGLVRADGREVTLAPRLMELSGAYLRGCGLPAALGPLAARLADELDESVFVAVPDGAGARVVLRTPRRRTVAPALRVGDLLPERGLPPGAPFPAAASRWAAGDGLLAAAVPVRDAAGRTVCAVSVLGRTGPRPPGEVPQPLRATARAMERALAAPRAADPDPVRRADGSLALKRELGPGFLQSLARGLAVLVALGGDRGDGLTLSEVSAATGLARATVRRSLLTLVHLEYAHCAGQRYRLLPRVLELGCARLSALGPAEVAQPHLARLVARTGESASMAVLDGADIRYVARVPTVRIMSIDITVGTRFPAYATSMGRVLLAALAPERRPPLPAGLPALTPNTVTSPAELARILERVAANGHALVAEELEEGLRSLAVPVRGADGRVVAALNVAQPAGRGTAAEMLLALLAPLRATAALVEADLAALAHSGGAISAVRP; encoded by the coding sequence GTGTCCGAAGAACCGCCCGTCGGCCCGCTGGAGCGCGGCCTCGCGGTGCTGCGGGCGCTGGCCGCCCGGGACGCCGATCGCGGTGCTCTCGTACGGTCCACGGGGCTCGCCCGGGCCACCGTCGACCGGGTGGTGGCGACCCTGGACCGGCTGGGTCTGGTGCGCGCGGACGGCCGGGAAGTGACCCTCGCGCCGCGCCTGATGGAGCTGTCCGGCGCCTATCTGCGCGGCTGCGGGCTCCCGGCCGCGCTCGGCCCGCTCGCCGCGCGGCTCGCCGACGAGCTGGACGAATCGGTCTTCGTGGCCGTGCCGGACGGGGCGGGCGCCCGGGTCGTGCTGCGCACCCCGCGCCGCCGCACGGTGGCCCCGGCGCTGCGCGTGGGCGACCTCCTGCCGGAGCGGGGGCTGCCCCCGGGCGCGCCGTTCCCCGCCGCCGCCTCCCGGTGGGCGGCGGGCGACGGGCTGCTGGCGGCGGCGGTGCCGGTACGGGACGCGGCGGGACGCACGGTGTGCGCGGTGAGCGTGCTCGGCCGGACCGGCCCCCGTCCGCCGGGCGAGGTGCCGCAGCCGCTGCGGGCGACGGCGCGGGCGATGGAGCGGGCCCTGGCGGCGCCCCGCGCGGCGGACCCGGACCCGGTCCGCCGCGCCGACGGCTCCCTGGCGCTCAAGCGCGAACTGGGCCCCGGCTTCCTCCAGTCGCTCGCCCGGGGGCTGGCCGTACTGGTGGCGCTCGGCGGCGACCGGGGCGACGGGCTGACGCTGTCGGAGGTCTCCGCGGCGACCGGTCTGGCCCGGGCCACGGTCCGGCGCTCCCTGCTCACCCTGGTCCACCTGGAATACGCGCACTGCGCCGGGCAGCGCTACCGGCTGCTCCCCCGGGTCCTGGAGCTGGGCTGCGCCCGCCTCTCGGCGCTCGGGCCCGCCGAGGTCGCCCAGCCCCACCTCGCCCGGCTGGTGGCGCGGACCGGCGAGTCCGCGTCGATGGCCGTGCTGGACGGGGCCGACATCCGCTATGTGGCGCGGGTGCCGACCGTACGGATCATGAGCATCGACATCACGGTGGGGACCCGGTTCCCGGCGTACGCCACCTCGATGGGGCGGGTGCTGCTCGCCGCGCTGGCGCCCGAGCGGCGCCCGCCGCTGCCCGCCGGGCTCCCCGCGCTCACCCCGAACACCGTGACCTCGCCCGCCGAGCTCGCCCGGATCCTGGAGCGGGTCGCCGCGAACGGCCACGCGCTGGTCGCCGAGGAGCTGGAGGAGGGGCTCCGCTCACTGGCCGTGCCGGTGCGCGGCGCCGACGGCCGGGTGGTGGCCGCGCTGAACGTGGCCCAGCCCGCCGGGCGCGGCACGGCCGCCGAGATGCTGCTCGCCCTGCTGGCGCCGCTGCGGGCGACGGCCGCGCTGGTCGAGGCGGACCTGGCCGCCCTGGCTCACTCCGGCGGCGCGATCAGCGCGGTCAGACCGTAG
- the trxA gene encoding thioredoxin, with protein MATVELTKENFDQVVSDNEFVLIDFWASWCGPCRQFGPVYEAASERHGDLVFAKVDTEAQQELAAAFEIRSIPTLMIVRDNVAIFSQPGALPETALEDVIGQARALDMDEVRKSVAQAQEAEQAKQGGKAE; from the coding sequence ATGGCGACTGTGGAGCTGACCAAGGAGAACTTCGACCAGGTCGTGTCGGACAACGAATTCGTCCTGATCGACTTCTGGGCCTCCTGGTGCGGACCGTGCCGGCAGTTCGGCCCGGTCTACGAGGCCGCCTCCGAGCGCCACGGCGACCTGGTCTTCGCCAAGGTGGACACCGAGGCCCAGCAGGAGCTGGCGGCGGCGTTCGAGATCCGCTCGATCCCGACCCTGATGATCGTGCGCGACAACGTGGCGATCTTCTCGCAGCCGGGCGCGCTGCCGGAGACGGCGCTGGAGGACGTCATCGGCCAGGCGCGGGCGCTGGACATGGACGAGGTCCGCAAGTCCGTCGCGCAGGCGCAGGAGGCCGAGCAGGCCAAGCAGGGCGGCAAGGCGGAGTAG
- a CDS encoding AEC family transporter: MHSVITGFLPIWALTACGWGAGRHNVLGAQAQHVLGRFAFTFAMPSLLFLTMSRSHPGDLARPGVAAFAVSLCAVFAAGLLVSRWTFRRKRGEQAIGAMAASYVNSANLGIPVAVHVLHDTSFIVAAALFQMLFITPLILVLIELDAQRGARERWTRILQLPLRNPVIGASACGLLLAGLDVGVPATLASPLQTLGGAAVPSALFALGMSLNTRARAGADGRAERLILVGLKVAVQPLLAYALGRWAFGLDGHALFAVVLCAGLPTAQNAFIFASEYSLDTELPRDTVLLSTLLSMVSLSFIAWQLG, translated from the coding sequence GTGCACTCAGTGATCACTGGCTTCCTCCCCATCTGGGCACTCACGGCGTGCGGCTGGGGTGCGGGGCGCCACAACGTGCTGGGTGCCCAGGCCCAGCACGTCCTCGGCCGGTTCGCGTTCACCTTCGCGATGCCCTCGCTGCTGTTCCTGACGATGTCCCGCTCCCACCCGGGCGATCTGGCCCGCCCGGGTGTGGCGGCCTTCGCCGTCAGCCTCTGCGCGGTCTTCGCGGCCGGACTCCTCGTCAGCCGCTGGACGTTCCGGCGCAAGCGCGGCGAACAGGCGATAGGCGCGATGGCCGCGTCCTATGTGAACTCGGCGAACCTGGGCATCCCGGTCGCCGTGCACGTCCTGCACGACACCTCGTTCATCGTCGCCGCCGCGCTCTTCCAGATGCTCTTCATCACCCCGCTGATCCTGGTGCTGATCGAGCTGGACGCCCAGCGCGGCGCCCGCGAGCGCTGGACGCGCATCCTGCAACTGCCGCTGCGCAACCCGGTGATCGGGGCCTCGGCGTGCGGCCTGCTGCTCGCCGGGCTCGATGTGGGCGTGCCCGCCACCCTGGCCTCGCCGCTCCAGACCCTCGGCGGCGCCGCCGTGCCCTCGGCGCTCTTCGCGCTCGGCATGTCACTGAACACCCGTGCCCGGGCCGGCGCCGACGGGCGGGCCGAGCGGCTGATCCTGGTGGGTCTGAAGGTCGCCGTCCAGCCGCTGCTCGCCTACGCCCTGGGGCGGTGGGCCTTCGGCCTCGACGGGCACGCGCTGTTCGCGGTCGTGCTGTGCGCGGGCCTGCCCACCGCCCAGAACGCGTTCATCTTCGCGTCCGAGTACTCCCTGGACACCGAACTGCCCAGGGACACCGTGCTGCTCTCGACGCTGCTGTCGATGGTGTCGCTGTCGTTCATCGCCTGGCAGCTGGGCTGA
- a CDS encoding DUF1990 family protein — MALAAPHGLAEVPAFTYPEVGATARFRLPAGYHHLRHRVRIGHGPDVLRRAGAAITDWRMHRALGVGVDSPAERAAPGVPVTIRLGAGAFAAKAPCRVVWTADEPHRVGFAYGTLPGHPECGEEAFLVELDRHDGVWFTVTAFSHPASRWTRLAGPLVPVGQRLYARRCGVVLRRLVREGA; from the coding sequence ATGGCCCTCGCCGCCCCGCACGGCCTCGCCGAGGTTCCCGCGTTCACCTATCCCGAGGTCGGCGCCACGGCCCGGTTCCGGCTCCCGGCCGGCTACCACCACCTCCGGCACCGGGTGAGAATCGGCCATGGTCCCGACGTACTGCGGCGCGCGGGGGCCGCCATCACCGACTGGCGCATGCACCGGGCCCTGGGGGTGGGCGTGGATTCGCCCGCCGAGCGGGCCGCGCCGGGCGTTCCCGTCACCATCCGGCTCGGTGCGGGCGCCTTCGCGGCGAAGGCGCCGTGCCGGGTGGTGTGGACGGCGGACGAGCCGCACCGCGTGGGCTTCGCGTACGGCACGCTGCCGGGGCATCCGGAGTGCGGCGAGGAGGCGTTCCTGGTCGAGCTGGACCGGCACGACGGGGTCTGGTTCACCGTCACCGCCTTCAGCCACCCGGCGAGCCGCTGGACCCGCCTCGCCGGACCGCTGGTGCCCGTCGGCCAGCGCCTGTACGCCCGCCGCTGCGGAGTGGTCCTGCGACGGCTGGTGCGCGAAGGGGCGTGA